The Xanthomonas sp. DAR 80977 nucleotide sequence ACGAGTTGCTGGGCCTGGCGCAGGTCGGTCGGCACGACCACTTCTTCGAGCTGGGCGGGCACTCGCTGCTGGCGGTGCGGCTGGTGACGCGCGTGCGCGCGACGCTGGGCGTGGAGCTGGCCTTGCGCGAGGTGTTCGCACAGCCAGTGCTGGCGTTGCTGGCCAAGACTGTCTCCGCTGCCGCGGCCACGGTGCAGGAGGCGATCGTGCCGGTGGACCGTACCGGCGTGCTGCCACTGTCGTGGGCGCAACAGCGGCTGTGGTTCCTGGACCAGCTGGACCATGCCGCAGGCGCGGCGTACCACATCCCGGCGGCGCTGCGGCTGAGCGGTGACTTGGATCGTACGGCCTTACAGGCCAGCCTGGACCGGGTCGTGGCGCGGCACGAGAGCCTGCGCACGACGTTCGTCAGCGTGGAGGGTGAACCGCAGCAGGTCATCGCACCGGCGGACAGTGGTTTTGCCTTGGCCGAGCACGACCTGCGCGAGCTGGATACTCCTGCGCAGGAAGCGGCCATCGCCAAGCTGAGTCGTGCTGAAGCGCGTGCGCCGTTCGACCTGGCGCAAGGGCCACTGATCCGTGGTCGCTTGCTGCAACTCTCCGAGAGTGAGCACGTGCTGTTGGTGACCCAGCACCATATCGTCTCCGACGGCTGGTCGATCGGGTTGCTGGTGAAGGAAGTCAGCGCGCTGTACACCGCCTTCCGGGACGGGGCGTCCGACCCATTGCCGGCGCTGCCGGTGCAGTACGCGGACTACGCCACCTGGCAGCGGCGTTGGCTGCAGGGCGCCGCGCTGGAAGACCAATTGGCGTTCTGGAAAACGCAGCTGCACGATGCGCCGGCGCTGCTGGAACTGCCGACCGACCGGCCACGGCCGGCCGTCCAGAGTTATCGCGGCGCGCGTATCGCGGTGCGCGTGCCGCAGGCGCTGAGCGAGCAGTTGCAGCGCCTGTCGCAGCAGCACGGCACGACGTTGTTCATGACCTTGCTGGCCAGCTGGTCGGCATTGCTGGCGCGGCTGAGCGGACAGGGGCAGGTGGTGATCGGCAGCCCGGTGGCGAACCGGCAGCGGGCCGAGATCGAGCCGCTGATCGGCTTCTTCGTCAACACGCTGGCCTTGCACGTGGACCTGCGCGCCGATCCCAGCGTGGCCGAGCTGCTGGCGCAGGTCAGGACGACGACGCTGGGCGCGTATGCGCACCAGGACCTGCCGTTCGAGCAGGTGGTCGAAGCGGTGCAGCCGGCGCGCAGTCTCAGTCACAGCCCGGTGTTCCAGGCGATGCTGAGCTTGAACAACACGCCCAGCGAGGGGGCTCTGCAGCTGCCAGGCCTGGTACTGGCGCCGGTGGAGACGGGCACGCCCAGCGCCCAGTTCGACCTGTCGCTGTCGCTGAGCGAGACGCCGGACGGGCTGGTGGGCGCGCTGGTGTACGCGGCCGACCTGTTCGAGCGCGCGAGCATGGAACGGCTGCTGGGACATTGGCAGACGTTGCTGGCGGCGATGGTGGCCGAGACGGCGCTGCCGGTCAGCCGGCTGCCGTTGTTGTCCGCCGATGAGCGCGAGCAGGTGCTTGTCGGGTTCAACGCGACGCAGGCGGCATATCTGGAGGTTCCGATCCACGCGCTGTTCGAGGTGCAGGCGGCGCAGCAGCCGCAGGCGATCGCACTGGAGTGCGGCGACCAGCGGCTGAGCTACGGCGCGTTGAACGCCCGTGCCAACCAGCTGGCGCACCGGCTGATCGCGTTGGGTGTGCGGCCCGACGACCGCGTGGCGATCTGCATGCCACGCAGTGTGGACATGGTGGTGGGGCTGCTGGGCATCCTCAAGGCGGGCGGCGCCTACGTGCCGCTGGATCCGGCGTATCCGGCCGAACGGCTGGCCTACATGCTGTCCGACAGTGCGCCGGTGGCGCTGCTGACCCAGGCGCAATTGGCTGAGACGGTGGTGGGCGTACACGCCAACGTAGCGGACGTGTCGAAGGTAGCGCTGGTGATGCTGGACGAGACGTTGGCTGCGCAGCCAGCGCACGATCCTGTCATCGCTGGACTCACATCGCGGCACCTGGCCTACGTGATCTACACCTCCGGTTCGACCGGGAAGCCGAAGGGGGTGATGATCGAGCACGCCAACGCAGCCAACCTGGTGGCGTGGGCGCAGGCGAGCTTCTCGGCCGAGCAGCTGGCGACGACGCTGCTGTCGACCTCGATCAACTTCGACCTGGCGGTGTTCGAACTGTTCGTGCCGTTGAGCACGGGCCGCACGGTGCGGCTGGTTCCGGACCTGGTGTCGGCCGGCGCAGCGCTGGCCGGGACGACGCTGGTCAACACGGTGCCCTCGGCGATCGCGGCGGTGCTGGACGGCGACGGGTTGCCGGCGTCGGTGACGACGGTGAACCTGGCCGGCGAGCCGCTGAAGCGGGCGCTGGTGGAGCGGGTGTTCGCGGCAAGCCAGGCGCAGGTAGTGGCGAACCTGTACGGTCCGTCGGAGACGACGACGTACTCGACCTGGACGGCGATGACGCGGGCGGACGGGTTCGTGGGCCATATCGGCCGGCCGATCGCCAACACGCAGGTGTACGTGCTCGGTGCGCAGGGCGAGCCGGTGCCGATCGGGGTGGCGGGGGAGATCCACATCGCTGGTGCTGGCGTGGCGCGTGGCTATTTGAACCGTCCAGACATGACCGCCGAGCGGTTCCTGGCCGATCCGTTCGTGGAAGACGCGAACGCGCGCATGTACCGTACGGGCGATCTTGGCCGCTGGTTGCCCGACGGCACGCTCGAGTACCTGGGCCGCAACGACTTCCAGGTGAAGGTGCGCGGGTTCCGGATCGAGCTGGGCGAGATCGAGGCCAGGCTGGCGGCATGTGCAGGCGTGCGCGAGGCGGTGGTGCTGGCGCGCGAGGATGTGCCGGGCGACAAGCGGCTCGTGGCCTATGTCGTGGCTGAAGAAGGCGCCGAACCGTCGGCCATGGCGCTGCGCGAAGCGCTGTTGCAGGTGCTGCCGGAGTACATGGTCCCGAGCGCGTTCGTGACGCTGGCGGTCTTGCCGCTGACGCCGAACGGCAAGCTGGACCGCAAGGCGCTGCCGGCGCCGGACCAGGCGGCGGTCGCCAGCCGCATTTATGAAGCCCCAGTCGGTGAGGTGGAGCAGGCGCTCGCAACGATCTGGCAGGAGCTGCTGGGCCTGGAACGAGTCGGGCGGCACGACCACTTCTTCGAGCTGGGCGGGCACTCGTTGCTGGCGGTGCGGCTGGTGACGCGCGTGCGTGCGACGCTGGGCGTGGAGCTGGCCTTGCGCGAGGTGTTCGCGCAGCCGGTACTGGCGTCGCTGGCCAGGAGCGTCTCCGCTGCCGCGGCCACGGTGCAGGAGGCGATCGTGCCGGTGGACCGCACCGGCGCGTTGCCGCTGTCGTGGGCGCAGCAGCGGCTGTGGTTCCTGGACCAGCTGGACCATGCCGCAGGCGCGGCGTACCACATCCCGGCGGCGCTGCGGCTGAGCGGTGACTTGGATCGTACGGCCTTGCAGGCCAGCCTGGACCGGGTCGTGGCGCGGCACGAGAGCCTGCGTACGACGTTTGTCAGCGTCGAGGGTGAACCGCAGCAGGTGATCGCCGCGGCCGATGTCGGGTTCGCGCTAGCCACGCATGACCTGCGCGAGCTGGATGCTCCTGCGCAGGAAGCGGCCATCGCCGAGCTGAGCAGCGCTGAAGCGCGTGCGCCGTTCGACCTGGCGCAAGGGCCACTGATCCGTGGCCGCTTGCTGCAACTCTCCGAGAGCGAACACGTGTTGCTGGTCACCCAGCACCATATCGTCTCCGACGGCTGGTCGATCGGGGTGTTGGTGCGCGAGGTCAGCGCGCTGTACACCGCCTTCCGGGAAGGTGCGCCCGACCCATTGCCGGCGTTGCCGGTGCAGTACGCGGACTACGCCGCCTGGCAGCGGCGTTGGCTGCAGGGCGCCGCGCTGCGGGAGCAGCTGGCGTTCTGGAAGACACAGCTGGGCGAGGCGCCGGCGTTGCTGGAATTGCCGACCGACCGGCCTCGGCCGGCCGTCCAGAGTTATCGCGGCGCGCGTATCGCGGTGCGCGTGCCGCAGGCGCTGAGCGAGCACCTGCAGCGCCTGTCGCAGCAGCACGGCACGACGCTGTTCATGACCTTGCTGGCGAGCTGGTCGGCGCTGCTGTCGCGGTTGAGCGGGCAGGCGCAGGTGGTGATCGGCAGCCCGGTGGCGAACCGGCAGCGGGCCGAGATCGAGCCGCTGATCGGCTTCTTCGTCAACACGCTGGCCTTGTATGTGGACCTGCGGGCCGATCCCAGCGTGGCCGAGCTGTTGGCGCAGGTCCGCACGACGACGCTGGGCGCGTATGCGCACCAGGACCTGCCGTTCGAGCAGGTGGTCGAAGCGGTGCAGCCGGCACGCAGCCTCAGCCACAGCCCGGTGTTCCAGGCGATGCTGAGCTTGAACAACACGCCCAGCGAGGGCGCCCTGCAGCTGCCGGGCCTGGCGCTGGCGCCGGTAGAGACGGGCACGCCCAGTGCCCAGTTCGACCTGTCGCTGTCGCTGAGCGAGACGCCCGACGGGTTGTCGGGTGCGCTGGTCTATGCGGCCGACCTGTTCGAGCGCGCGAGCATGGAACGGCTGCTGGGGCATTGGCAGACGTTGCTGGCGGCGATGATGGCCGAGACGGCGCTGCCGGTCAGCCGGCTGCCGTTGTTGTCCGCCGACGAGCGTGCGCAGGTGCTGCACGGGTTCAACGCGACCAGCATGGACTACCCGCAGGACACCCCGATCCACGCGCTGTTCCAGGCGCAGGCCGCGCAACAGCCACAGGCAATTGCACTGGAGTGCGGCGACCAGCGGCTGAGCTACGGCGCGTTGAACGCCCGTGCCAACCAGCTGGCGCACCGGCTGATCGCGTTGGGTGTGCGGCCCGACGACCGCGTGGCGATCTGCATGCCACGCAGTGTGGACATGGTGGTGGGGCTGCTGGGCATCCTCAAGGCGGGCGGCGCCTACGTGCCGCTGGATCCGGCGTATCCGGCCGAACGGCTGGCCTACATGCTGTCCGACAGTGCGCCGGTGGCGCTGCTGACCCAGGCGCAATTGGCTGAGACGGTGGTGGGCGTACACGCCAACGTAGCGGACGTGTCGAAGGTAGCGCTGGTGATGCTGGACGAGACGTTGGCTGCGCAGCCAGCGCACGATCCTGTCATCGCTGGACTCACATCGCGGCACCTGGCCTACGTGATCTACACCTCCGGTTCGACCGGGAAGCCGAAGGGGGTGATGATCGAGCACGCCAACGCAGCCAACCTGGTGGCGTGGGCGCAGGCGAGCTTCTCGGCCGAGCAGCTGGCGACGACGCTGCTGTCGACCTCGATCAACTTCGACCTGGCGGTGTTCGAACTGTTCGTGCCGTTGAGCACGGGCCGCACGGTGCGGCTGGTTCCGGACCTGGTGTCGGCCGGCGCAGCGCTGGCCGGGACGACGCTGGTCAACACGGTGCCCTCGGCGATCGCGGCGGTGCTGGACGGCGACGGGTTGCCGGCGTCGGTGACGACGGTGAACCTGGCCGGCGAGCCGCTGAAGCGGGCGCTGGTGGAGCGGGTGTTCGCGGCAAGCCAGGCGCAGGTAGTGGCGAACCTGTACGGTCCGTCGGAGACGACGACGTACTCGACCTGGACGGCGATGACGCGGGCGGACGGGTTCGTGGGCCATATCGGCCGGCCGATCGCCAACACGCAGGTGTACGTGCTCGGTGCGCAGGGCGAGCCGGTGCCGATCGGGGTGGCGGGGGAGATCCACATCGCTGGTGCTGGCGTGGCGCGCGGCTACTTGAACCGTCCAGACCTGACCGCCGAGCGGTTCCTGGCCGATCCGTTCGCCAGCGACGCCATGGCCCGGATGTACCGGACGGGGGACCTCGGTCGTTGGTTGCCGGACGGCACGCTCGAGTACCTGGGGCGCAACGATTTCCAGGTGAAGGTGCGCGGGTTCCGGATCGAGCTGGGCGAGATCGAGGCGCGGTTGGCGGCATGCGCAGGCGTGCGCGAGGCGGTGGTGCTGGCACGCGAGGACGTGCCGGGCGACAAGCGGCTCGTGGCCTATGTCGTGGCTGAAGAAGGCGCCGAACCGTCGGCCATGGCGCTGCGCGAAGCGCTGTTGCAGGTGCTGCCGGAGTACATGGTCCCGAGCGCGTTCGTGACGCTGGCGGCCTTGCCGCTGACGCCGAACGGCAAGCTGGACCGCAAGGCGTTGCCGGCGCCGGACCAGGCGGCGGTGGCCAGCCGCAGTTACGAAGCCCCAGTCGGTGAGGTGGAGCAGGCGCTCGCAACGATCTGGCAGGAGCTGCTGGGCCTGGAACGAGTCGGGCGGCACGACCACTTCTTCGAGCTGGGCGGGCACTCGTTGCTGGCGGTGCGGCTGGTGACGCGCGTGCGTGCGACGCTGGGCGTGGAGCTGGCCTTGCGCGAGGTGTTCGCGCAGCCAGTGCTGGCGTCGCTGGCCAGGAGCGTCTCCGCTGCCGCGGCCACGGTGCAGGAGGCGATCGTGCCGGTGGACCGCACCGGCGCGTTGCCGCTGTCGTGGGCGCAGCAGCGGCTGTGGTTCCTGGACCAGCTGGACCATGCCGCAGGCGCGGCGTACCACATCCCGGCGGCGCTGCGGCTGAGCGGTGACTTGGATCGTGCGGCCTTGCAGGCCAGCCTGGACCGGGCCGTGGCACGGCACGAGAGCCTGCGCACGACGTTCGTCAGCGTGGAGGGTGAACCGCAGCAGGTGATCGCACCGGCCAATATCGGGTTCGCGCTAGCCACGCATGACCTGCGCGAGCTGGATGCTCCTGCACAGGAAGCGGCCATCGCCGAGCTGAGTAGCGCCGAAGCCCGGGCGGCGTTCGATCTGGAACGCGGCCCGTTGATCCGCGGCCGGCTGTTGCAACTGTCCGAACAGGAACACGTGCTACTGGTGACCCAGCACCACATCGTCTCCGACGGCTGGTCGATCGGGGTACTTGTGCGTGAAGTCAGCGCGCTGTACACCGCCTTCCGGGAGGGGGCGCCCGACCCCTTGCCGGCGTTGCCGGTGCAGTACGCGGACTACGCCGCCTGGCAGCGGCGTTGGCTGCAGGGCACCGTGCTGGAAGAACAGCTGGCATTCTGGAAGGCGCAGCTGGGCGAGGCCCCGGCGCTGCTGGAACTCCCGACCGACCGGCCTCGGCCGATGACGATGAGTTATCGCGGTGGCAGTGTGCCTGCGCGCTTGCCGGCGGAGTTGGTCGGTGCCGTCCGTTCGTTGTCCAAACAGCACGGCACGACGCTGTTCATGACCTTGCTGGCCAGCTGGTCGGCGCTGCTGGCGCGGCTGAGCGGGCAGGGGCAGGTGGTGATCGGCAGCCCGGTGGCGAACCGGCAGCGGGCCGAGATCGAGCCACTGATCGGCTTCTTCGTCAACACGCTGGCCTTGCACGTGGACCTGCGCGCCGACCCGACCGTGACCGAGCTGTTGGCGCAGGTCCGCACGACGACGCTGGGCGCGTATGCGCACCAGGACCTGCCGTTCGAGCAGGTGGTCGAAGCGGTGCAGCCGGCACGCAGCCTCAGCCACAGCCCGGTGTTCCAGGCGATGCTGAGCTTGAACAACACGCCCAGCGAGGGCGCCCTGCAGCTGCCGGGCCTGGCGCTGGCGCCGGTAGAGACGGGCACGCCCAGTGCCCAGTTCGACCTGTCGCTGTCGCTGAGCGAGACGCCCGACGGGTTGTCGGGTGCGCTGGTCTATGCGGCCGACCTGTTCGAGCGCGCGAGCATGGAACGGCTGCTGGGGCATTGGCAGACGTTGCTGGCGGCGATGATGGCCGAGACGGCGCTGCCGGTCAGCCGGCTGCCGTTGTTGTCCGCCGACGAGCGTGCGCAGGTGCTGCACGGGTTCAATGCGACGCAGGCCGCATATCCGGAGGTGCCGATCCACACGCTGTTCCAGGCGCAGGCGACACGGCAGCCACAGGCGATCGCACTGGAGTGCGGCGACCAGCAGTTGAGCTACGGCGCGTTGAACGACCGTGCCAATCAACTGGCACATCGGCTGATTGAACTTGGCGTACGGCCCGACGATCGCGTGGCGATCTGCATGCCGCGCAGCGTGGACATGGTGGTGGGGTTGCTGGGCATCCTCAAGGCGGGCGGCGCCTACGTGCCGCTGGATCCGGCGTATCCGGCCGAACGGCTTGCCTACATGCTGGCCGACAGTGCGCCGGTGGCGCTGCTCACCCAGGCGCAATTGGCCGGCACGGTGAAGGATCTCCATACCGCCGATGCAGGGCTAGCAGTGGTGGCGATGGACACGGACGCGGCACTACTTCAGCAACCGACGCACGATCCGGTCATCGCTGGACTCACATCGCGGCACCTGGCCTACGTGATCTACACCTCCGGTTCGACCGGGCAGCCGAAGGGGGTGATGATCGAGCACGCTTCCGTGGTCAACCTGTGTGCAGAACTGGAGCACTCGGTCTTCGGCGGGTTGCCCGGCGACGAGCGTGTCGCGTTGAACGCATCGTTGTCGTTCGACGCATCGGTTCAAGCATTGACCCAACTCTTGTCCGGGCGCTGCGTCGTGGTGATCCCGGAAGCCGTCCGGATCGATGCCGGCGCGCTGCTGCAGTTCCTGAGCCAGCACCGTATCGGAGCCCTCGACTGCACGCCGGCGCAACTGGGATTCCTGCTGGATGCCGGTTTGCTGGAAAGCCCCATCGCCTCATTGAAAGCCGTGTTGGTTGGCGGCGAAGCCATTGCGCCAGGCATGTGGACGAAGCTGAGCCGGTCAGCGACGCTACGGATCTTCAATGTGTATGGCCCGACGGAATGCACGGTCGACAGCACCCTTGCCGCCGTCAATGATGCTGGAGAACGCCCGCACATAGGCGGACCGATTGCGAATGCACGGGTCTATATCCTGGATGCGCAAGGACAACCGGTGCCGATCGGGGTGGCGGGGGAACTGCATATCGGAGGCGCCGGCGTGGCGCGCGGATATCTGAACCAGCCCGGTTTGACCCTGGAGCGCTTCGTCGACGATCCGTTCGTGGAGGATCCTGCTGCCAGGATGTACCGGACCGGCGATCTCGGTCGCTGGTTGCCGGACGGCACCATCGAGTACCTGGGGCGCAACGACTTCCAGGTGAAGGTGCGCGGATTCCGGATCGAGCTGGGGGAGATCGAAGCGAGGTTGGCGGCGTGCACGGGCGTGCGCGAGGCCGTGGTGCTGGCGCGCGAGGACGTGCCGGGCGACAAGCGGCTCGTCGCGTATGTGACGGCCGAAGAAGAGACCGAGCTGTCGGTGGCGGCACTGCGCGAAGCGCTCCTGCAAGCCCTGCCGGAGCACATGGTGCCGAACGCGTTCGTGGCATTGCCGGCCTTGCCGCTGACGCCCAGCGGCAAGCTGGATCGCAAGGCATTGCCGGCGCCGGACCAGGCGGCGGTGGCCAGTCGCAGTTACGAAGCCCCGGTGGGCGAGATCGAGCAGGCGATCGCGGCGATCTGGCAGGAACTGCTGGGCTTGGAG carries:
- a CDS encoding amino acid adenylation domain-containing protein, translated to MERTALKNLSIAEKERLLKLARAKLAPHYVATSPIRPVDRGGVLPLSWAQQRLWFLDQLDHAAGAAYHIPAALRLSGALDRAALQASLDRIVARHENLRTTFVSVEGEPRQAIAAADSGFALTEHDLRGLDATAQESAVAELSLREARAPFDLAQGPLIRGRLLVLSEREHVLLVTQHHIVSDGWSIGVLVKEVGALYAAFSQGRSDPLPPLPIQYADYAAWQRQWLQGEVLQGQIDFWRKQLSGAPALLELPTDRPRPAVQSYRGDRSSLRLSRGLSDKLRALSQRHGTTLFMTLLAGWSVLLSRLSGQTDLVIGSPVANRQRAEIEPLVGFFVNTLALRVDLGADPTVAELLAQVRATTLGAYAHQDLPFEQVVEAVQPARSFSHSPVFQVLLVLNNTPGGEGTAPLPDLTLATVETVQQTAQFDLALSLADSADGLVGGAIYATDLFDGSTIERMLGHWVTLLEAMVADDAQPVTRLPLLTAAEREQVVAGFNATRAPYPQEALVHALFEAHAARQPHAIALECEGTGLSYGELNRRANLIAHRLIELGVGPDDRVVLCAQRGIALAAGMLGVLKAGGAYVPLDPALPSDRLAYMLEDIRPAALLTDAALRDAMPVLGTAACPLLVFDQIESSSVPRHASDPVVDGLTSRHLAYVIYTSGSTGKPKGVMVEHRNVVHLTIDNPDVPIVPSDCVGHCSNPAFDASTWEIWGALLNGARLLVIPQPVLMDPQALGEALREGQATLLLLTVGLFNEYVNAFGLSFAGLKYLLIGGDVLDPRSVARALQGPSPPAHLLNCYGPTEATTFATTYRVASVSEGMHSIPIGRPIANAQVYVLDARGEPMPIGVAGELHIGGAGVARGYLHRPELTAERFPGDRFAKDPGARMYRTGDLCRWRPDGTLEYLGRNDFQVKVRGFRIELGEIEARLAACAGVREAVVLAREDVPGDKRLVAYVVPQDGHVLAVAALREALSQVLPEYMVPSAFVTLAVLPLTPNGKLDRKALPAPDQAAVASRSYEAPVGEVEQALATIWHELLGLAQVGRHDHFFELGGHSLLAVRLVTRVRATLGVELALREVFAQPVLALLAKTVSAAAATVQEAIVPVDRTGVLPLSWAQQRLWFLDQLDHAAGAAYHIPAALRLSGDLDRTALQASLDRVVARHESLRTTFVSVEGEPQQVIAPADSGFALAEHDLRELDTPAQEAAIAKLSRAEARAPFDLAQGPLIRGRLLQLSESEHVLLVTQHHIVSDGWSIGLLVKEVSALYTAFRDGASDPLPALPVQYADYATWQRRWLQGAALEDQLAFWKTQLHDAPALLELPTDRPRPAVQSYRGARIAVRVPQALSEQLQRLSQQHGTTLFMTLLASWSALLARLSGQGQVVIGSPVANRQRAEIEPLIGFFVNTLALHVDLRADPSVAELLAQVRTTTLGAYAHQDLPFEQVVEAVQPARSLSHSPVFQAMLSLNNTPSEGALQLPGLVLAPVETGTPSAQFDLSLSLSETPDGLVGALVYAADLFERASMERLLGHWQTLLAAMVAETALPVSRLPLLSADEREQVLVGFNATQAAYLEVPIHALFEVQAAQQPQAIALECGDQRLSYGALNARANQLAHRLIALGVRPDDRVAICMPRSVDMVVGLLGILKAGGAYVPLDPAYPAERLAYMLSDSAPVALLTQAQLAETVVGVHANVADVSKVALVMLDETLAAQPAHDPVIAGLTSRHLAYVIYTSGSTGKPKGVMIEHANAANLVAWAQASFSAEQLATTLLSTSINFDLAVFELFVPLSTGRTVRLVPDLVSAGAALAGTTLVNTVPSAIAAVLDGDGLPASVTTVNLAGEPLKRALVERVFAASQAQVVANLYGPSETTTYSTWTAMTRADGFVGHIGRPIANTQVYVLGAQGEPVPIGVAGEIHIAGAGVARGYLNRPDMTAERFLADPFVEDANARMYRTGDLGRWLPDGTLEYLGRNDFQVKVRGFRIELGEIEARLAACAGVREAVVLAREDVPGDKRLVAYVVAEEGAEPSAMALREALLQVLPEYMVPSAFVTLAVLPLTPNGKLDRKALPAPDQAAVASRIYEAPVGEVEQALATIWQELLGLERVGRHDHFFELGGHSLLAVRLVTRVRATLGVELALREVFAQPVLASLARSVSAAAATVQEAIVPVDRTGALPLSWAQQRLWFLDQLDHAAGAAYHIPAALRLSGDLDRTALQASLDRVVARHESLRTTFVSVEGEPQQVIAAADVGFALATHDLRELDAPAQEAAIAELSSAEARAPFDLAQGPLIRGRLLQLSESEHVLLVTQHHIVSDGWSIGVLVREVSALYTAFREGAPDPLPALPVQYADYAAWQRRWLQGAALREQLAFWKTQLGEAPALLELPTDRPRPAVQSYRGARIAVRVPQALSEHLQRLSQQHGTTLFMTLLASWSALLSRLSGQAQVVIGSPVANRQRAEIEPLIGFFVNTLALYVDLRADPSVAELLAQVRTTTLGAYAHQDLPFEQVVEAVQPARSLSHSPVFQAMLSLNNTPSEGALQLPGLALAPVETGTPSAQFDLSLSLSETPDGLSGALVYAADLFERASMERLLGHWQTLLAAMMAETALPVSRLPLLSADERAQVLHGFNATSMDYPQDTPIHALFQAQAAQQPQAIALECGDQRLSYGALNARANQLAHRLIALGVRPDDRVAICMPRSVDMVVGLLGILKAGGAYVPLDPAYPAERLAYMLSDSAPVALLTQAQLAETVVGVHANVADVSKVALVMLDETLAAQPAHDPVIAGLTSRHLAYVIYTSGSTGKPKGVMIEHANAANLVAWAQASFSAEQLATTLLSTSINFDLAVFELFVPLSTGRTVRLVPDLVSAGAALAGTTLVNTVPSAIAAVLDGDGLPASVTTVNLAGEPLKRALVERVFAASQAQVVANLYGPSETTTYSTWTAMTRADGFVGHIGRPIANTQVYVLGAQGEPVPIGVAGEIHIAGAGVARGYLNRPDLTAERFLADPFASDAMARMYRTGDLGRWLPDGTLEYLGRNDFQVKVRGFRIELGEIEARLAACAGVREAVVLAREDVPGDKRLVAYVVAEEGAEPSAMALREALLQVLPEYMVPSAFVTLAALPLTPNGKLDRKALPAPDQAAVASRSYEAPVGEVEQALATIWQELLGLERVGRHDHFFELGGHSLLAVRLVTRVRATLGVELALREVFAQPVLASLARSVSAAAATVQEAIVPVDRTGALPLSWAQQRLWFLDQLDHAAGAAYHIPAALRLSGDLDRAALQASLDRAVARHESLRTTFVSVEGEPQQVIAPANIGFALATHDLRELDAPAQEAAIAELSSAEARAAFDLERGPLIRGRLLQLSEQEHVLLVTQHHIVSDGWSIGVLVREVSALYTAFREGAPDPLPALPVQYADYAAWQRRWLQGTVLEEQLAFWKAQLGEAPALLELPTDRPRPMTMSYRGGSVPARLPAELVGAVRSLSKQHGTTLFMTLLASWSALLARLSGQGQVVIGSPVANRQRAEIEPLIGFFVNTLALHVDLRADPTVTELLAQVRTTTLGAYAHQDLPFEQVVEAVQPARSLSHSPVFQAMLSLNNTPSEGALQLPGLALAPVETGTPSAQFDLSLSLSETPDGLSGALVYAADLFERASMERLLGHWQTLLAAMMAETALPVSRLPLLSADERAQVLHGFNATQAAYPEVPIHTLFQAQATRQPQAIALECGDQQLSYGALNDRANQLAHRLIELGVRPDDRVAICMPRSVDMVVGLLGILKAGGAYVPLDPAYPAERLAYMLADSAPVALLTQAQLAGTVKDLHTADAGLAVVAMDTDAALLQQPTHDPVIAGLTSRHLAYVIYTSGSTGQPKGVMIEHASVVNLCAELEHSVFGGLPGDERVALNASLSFDASVQALTQLLSGRCVVVIPEAVRIDAGALLQFLSQHRIGALDCTPAQLGFLLDAGLLESPIASLKAVLVGGEAIAPGMWTKLSRSATLRIFNVYGPTECTVDSTLAAVNDAGERPHIGGPIANARVYILDAQGQPVPIGVAGELHIGGAGVARGYLNQPGLTLERFVDDPFVEDPAARMYRTGDLGRWLPDGTIEYLGRNDFQVKVRGFRIELGEIEARLAACTGVREAVVLAREDVPGDKRLVAYVTAEEETELSVAALREALLQALPEHMVPNAFVALPALPLTPSGKLDRKALPAPDQAAVASRSYEAPVGEIEQAIAAIWQELLGLERVGRHDHFFELGGHSLLAIKLMHALRMRLGAEVPIAAIFSTSSLTGLASMVETGRHSQSLVVPLQTQGEDRPLFCFHPVGGHVSFYRALARQLAPQLPVYGIQAPDAIGLPHRFEAIADMASAYASAIHAAQAIGPYRLLGWSTGGVIASAVAAHMIENGDEIEYLGLIDSRSNFDDAGMDEDELMLKAALVELRGNGFSQKENGSGRMTLGPRSVKELLQMEFLEAEPYLRQWLKPGFNAETFGHFRSQVPITHRHLRLLAGYRPSPVQAPVQTFWATRHAVSASANQGPHAAEPWTSGTATRHLDTDHYGLMAEPNVQRIAEAIVEFLQPGKVPSKPNDAHAQLAVLEIVP